The Acidobacteriota bacterium genome includes a region encoding these proteins:
- the rplL gene encoding 50S ribosomal protein L7/L12: MAVAAADLIKQIDEMTVLELNTLVKELEEHYGVSAAAAAVPMAAMAGAGEAQEAEEKTEFDVQLTSFGDKKIAVIKVVREVTSLGLKEAKDLVESAPVAVKEAVSKEEAEEVKGKLEEAGGQAEVK, from the coding sequence ATCTGATCAAACAGATCGACGAGATGACCGTCCTGGAGCTCAACACGCTGGTCAAGGAGCTCGAAGAGCACTACGGCGTTTCGGCGGCGGCGGCGGCGGTCCCGATGGCGGCCATGGCGGGCGCCGGCGAGGCCCAGGAAGCCGAGGAGAAGACGGAGTTCGACGTTCAGTTGACCTCCTTCGGCGACAAGAAGATCGCCGTGATCAAGGTCGTGCGCGAGGTCACCAGCCTGGGTCTCAAGGAGGCCAAGGACCTGGTCGAGTCGGCGCCGGTCGCGGTCAAGGAGGCCGTCTCGAAGGAAGAGGCCGAAGAGGTCAAGGGCAAACTGGAGGAGGCCGGCGGTCAGGCCGAGGTCAAGTAG